The following nucleotide sequence is from Trifolium pratense cultivar HEN17-A07 linkage group LG2, ARS_RC_1.1, whole genome shotgun sequence.
TAACATAATAAGATTGTAATTGCACCTAGGTGGTTTTATCTTACAGTGGTATACAGATAAGAAAAAGATTTACTAGTTCAGGTTTCAACTAAAATACATAGCAAGATGGTAATCACCGCTAGCTGCTTTTCTCTTCATGTTGTATGCAGATAAGTAGAAGATCTATCATTTCAGGTTTATGATAATATAAACTGTCCTTGTCCTCTTGTTTTCTGCCTCCTCTGATTTGTAGATGAACATGAGTTTTCTCGGCTCTTCTATATGTATAGATTTTGTGTCTAGCGTAACAGAGACCTGAAAATAAACAATCTATGTTATCAAATTAAAACCATGTAATATGAACATCAGCAAACCCACAAAAAAATATCTAGTATATAGCCATTCCctttatttcaacaaaaaaagttgTTGCCATGATCATTAAGGTTGGTAATTCTTAGAATTTTGGTTGGGTTTATCTCAACCCTAAAGCTAGCTTTTTTGGTGAGGGTTTCCTCCACTTATGGTCATTATTCATACCATACCACTCTTCAGGTGTTGACATCTCTGCTATTGGGCAACTTGCATTTGTTCACGCTTCCGAGTCTTTGTTGTGCGGTGGTGTGGTGAGATCCTGCATCGACTAGAGATACGGTCAAAGTAGTCCTTATAAAGACTTGTGCAATCCTCATGTCAAGCTAGGTTTTGGGTTCATTTAGGTCTAGTCCAAATTCTAAGATGGCATCATAGCCTATTCTACATCTAATATTGGGCAACTTGCATTTATCCCAGCTCCAAATGTCTAGTCGTGGGCTAGGCAGGGTGTGATGGGGACCTTAGCTATTTTTTCACCCGCTTTATTCCACACTTTTTATGTACTAGGCCTGAGGGGTGTTTTGGTATCCCATGATATTGTAAAGGCATGGGAAATCAGTATCAACTAATTAacctttaattttgattttccaGGAGAGATCAGTATCAACTATAGTTTATCTTGTTTCCCTTCAAGATCTTATAAACTGCCCATTTATAGTTGTTGATGAGATCAATCAAGGTTGGTTAGTCTTTGAAGTAAATTCTTTCGGGATTAACCGCAGACAGCACTTAAGAGACCTTCATTGACTCTATTTTTATCAGGTATGGACCCAATAAATGAAAGGAAAATGTTTCAGCAATTAGTGAGAGCAGCAAGCAAGCCAAATACACCACAGTGAGTACTGACTACTATTACTCGATCTTTTCAATTCCGTcgtttaaaatttgatattaaaacCTGATGTTACATTCGTAATTCTGCAACCAGTTAATGCATTCATACTATGAAAGTGACCATTAATCTTATGCAGGTGTTTCTTACTTACCCCAAAGTTGTTGCCAGATCTGCAATATAGTGAGGCATGCAGTATATTGAATGTAATGAATGGCCCTTGGATTGAGCAACCCTCAAAGAGTAATTTCTCATACCAAAAACTACATTTATCCTCTTTTTAACTGCTAATATTGCTTACCAAACATTTTCTCTTTGTGAATTAGTCTGGAGTACCACTAGTGATCAATGGAGTATTATCACTGGACATGTTGAATGTTAAAGTTAAAAAAGAATATGTTGGAGTTGCAGCATGGAGATCAATAGCGCTTATTTAGCATTTtgtatagttttattttttgtatgtagACGAAGTGGTAAATACCACTGAAACTTGTGGAGAAAATAACGAAGTTTGCAATTGAGTGAACTTGCTTTTATTTCATTGATTGGATTCGATATATACCTATGaatgcaaaaatatttttcccATTTGTTTTTGCTGTTGTAACTTATGAGGATGAACGACGTTACTCAATCATAGTAAAAGATCAAACAGTCCCCCATAAGTACAATTTAGACAGGATGCAATGTAAGATGAGTTACTGCAACAATGATTGAAGGGAACGATGTGCCTTTAGAGTTGGAAAAGTTGGAAgtgaccataaaataaaataataattgccTATTTCATATACCTTTCCCCCTAAATATGTATTAGACAGGATACAATGTAAGATGAGTCACTAACATATATTGATGTATAAAATATGTATAAccagattttcatttttttttctccttatgTGAACATCTGCGCCATTCATCAATTAATTGTAACTTGTGCTAATAGATTGCTCTAAAATTTTTCAATTTACAAATATCTTTAAAATATCTTCCTCAATTAACTATTCGCAACATTATTTGACTGCTAGATTATATCAGGTCTTTGTAGTTCTTTTTTCCAGTGGCAGTGGACAATTATGAGTTTTAATCATcaacaaagaatttaaaaacTATGGCAAAGAAATTATATTCTCTAAGGGAGTCTCTCTTTTGTTTACAACATTAATTTTAGAACCAAAAACAGCATTTTCTCTGCGCTACGTGCAGGCCTTCTCGCGCTACGCGCAGCAGGCAGAAACtgcattttcttcattttcctcCTGTTTCTTCCAGCACAAGTAAACTCTTCAAAACCAtgtatttctcttattttaagGCTCCCAAGCATCAAAATGTCCtttaaaatcccttgaattAAGTAACCTTTAGTGTGAAATAACGGAGTTATCAGTTTACAACATTAACTTTAACACACATGATAACAAAAATATGCTATATTTATCAGCAAGGGCTTTGTCTAGAAATtgcatattttaattatttttttcataaagtaaAAATGTATATAAAGTATCAGCTAATTTAAAGATGCCTTTTGCTTTAGGTGAATGTGCAACTTTTCCTTTGCTTTGTATACATCTATTATTTTGTTGGATGTGGGTCATTAACCATcaaaaaaatcttcatgaatCTTAATTTCCTTCAAAATTCAGATATTAAGTTCCGTAATAGCTGATTTACTTTAACAATAGAAGATATGGCTGCAACTATGATAGGAGGTGCTTTTCTCTCTGCAACTGTTCATACCTTAGTTGAGAAACTTGCTTCAACCGAGTTTCTTGATTACATCAAAAACACCAAGCTCAATGTCTCACTCTTGAGGCAGTTAAAAACAACACTGCTCACTCTTCAGGCTGTGCtggatgatgctgaggagaagcAGATCAACAATCCTGCTGTCAAACAATGGCTTGATGACTTGAAAGATGCTGTCTTTGATGCTGAGGATTTGCTCAATCAGATCAGTTATGACTCCCTTCGATGCAAGGTGGAGAGTACACAAGTTGGAAGCAAAACTAATCAGGTGTGGAACTTCTTTTCATCTCCTTTTAAAAACTTGTATGGAGAGATAAATTCTCAGATGAAGATCATGTGTGAAAGCCTGCAACTTTTTGCACAACATAAAGATATACTTGGTCTGCAAACTAAAAGTGCTAGAGTTTCTCGTCGAACACCTTCAAGTTCAGTGGTAAATGAATCTGTCGTGGTGGGCAGGAAGGATGAAAAAGAGACAATAATGAACATGTTGCTATCACAAAGGGACACAACCAGTAATAATATAGGTGTTGTTGCAATTTTGGGCATGGGAGGTTTAGGAAAAACTACCCTTGCCCAACTTCTTTACAACGATAAAGAAATTCAACAATATTTTGATATGAAGTCATGGGTTTGTGTTTCTGAGGATTTTGATACTGTGAGAGTAACTAAGTCTCTCCTTGAATCTGTCACTTCCAGAACATGGGAATGTGATAATCTTGATATCCTCCGGGTTGAATTAAAGAAAAACTCGAGGGAGAAAAgatttttgtttgtgttggaTGATCTGTGGAATGATAATTACAATGATTGGGATGAGCTAGTAAGTCCCTTCATTGATGGAAAACCTGGAAGCAGGGTGATTGTAACAACGCGTCTAGAAAAAGTTGCAGAGGTGGCACACACATTTCCTATTCAAAAATTAGAACCACTATCAAATGAGGAATGCTGGTCTTTACTCTCAAAGCATGCATTGGGAAATGATGAGTTTCACAATAGTAAAAACACAAACCTTGAAGAAATTGGCAAGAAGATTGCAAGAAAGTGTGGCGGACTGCCAATAGCTGCTAAAACACTAGGAGGACTTCTACGTTCAAAGGTAGACACAAATGTGTGGACTTCAATTTTGAACAGCAATGTATGGAACTTaccaaataataatattcttCCAGCCTTGCATTTGAGTTATCAATATCTTCCCTCTCATTTGAAAAGATGTTTTgcatattgttcaatttttccaaAGGATTACCCACTTGATAGGAAGAAATTGGTTTTGTTATGGATGGCAGAAGGCTTCCTTGATTATTATCAAGGGGGAAAAGCGATGGAGGAATTAGGTGATGATTGCTTTGTTGAATTGTTATCCAGATCCTTAATTCAACAATCAAATGATGATGCTCGTGGAAAAATCTTTCTCATGCATGACCTTGTCAATGATTTAGCTACAGTCGTATCGGGAAAAAGTTGTTGCAGGTTTGAATGTGGTGACATCTTTGAAAATGTTCGTCATATCTCATATCACCAAGAACCATATGACATTTtcaaaaagtttgagaataTATACAATTTCAAATTGTTGCGAAGCTTCCTATCTATTATCAACATGCATCCTTACAATCACATATCCATCAAGGTGGTTGACGATTTCCTACCAACACTCCAAAGGTTGCGTGTGTTATCGCTGTCAAAGTATATAAACATCACAAAGCTTCCGGATACAATTGGCAATTTATTGCAATTGCGGTATCTAGATCTTTCCAACACTGGAATCAAAAGCTTGCCTGATACAACATGTAACCTTTACAATTTGCAGACATTGATTTTATCAAGTTGTACAGATCTAACTGATTTGCCAGTACATATGGGAAATCTAATCAATTTACGTCACCTTGACATAACAGATACGAACATAAAGGAGTTGCCTGTGGAAATTGCAAGACTAGAAAACCTCCAAACTTTGACTGTTTTTGTAGTGGGTGAGCAACATGTAGGGTTAAGTATCAAAGAACTAAGGAAATTGACAAACCTACAGGGAAAACTTACCATCAAGGACTTGCATAATGTCATTGATCCCAGGGAGGCAGAAGATGCCAACCTAAAAAGCAAAGAGAAAATTGAGGAGTTAGAGCTGTTATGGGGCAAACAAAGTGAAGACTCGCAAAAGGTGAAAGCTGTGTTTGCTATGCTGCAACCAACAATAAACCTGAAAAGCTTGAACATTGGCTTGTATGGCGGGACAAGTTTTCCGAGTTGGGTGGGAAATTCGTCGTTTTCTAATTTGGTGTCCCTTCGCATCAATAATTGTGAATATTGCATGGAACTTCCACCGCTAGGGCAGCTACCTTCTCTCAAAGACCTAGAAATACATGGTATGAAGATATTGGAGAAAATTGGCCTAGAGTTCTATCATGTCCAGACAGGAGAAGGTTCCAATTCTACCTTCCAACCATTTCCGTCCCTTGAGCGTATAAAATTTGACAGCATGCCAAATTGGAAGGAATGGATTCACTTTGAAGGAACAAATTATGCTTTTCCTCAACTCAAAACTATAGAGTTACATAATTGTTCAGAACTAAGAGGCCAATTGCCTGGCCACCTTTCTTGCATAGAAGAAATTGTAATAAAAGATTGTCCTCGTCTATTGGAAACACCTTCCACTTTGCATTGGTTGTCTTcaataaagaaaattaatatcAATGGGCTTGCTGAAAGGACTTTATTGTCATTGCTTGAGAGTGATTCTCCATGTATGATACAAGATGTAGTGATTGAAGAGTGTGTTACTCTCTTATATGTGCCAAAATTGATTATGAGAAGCACTTGTCTCCAACACTTGAAACTCTATCGTCTTTCTTCTCTCACTGCATTTCCCTCAAGTGGTCTACCCACTTCATTGCAATCACTTGATATTGAATATTGTGAGAATTTATCCTTCCTTCCTCCTGAAACGTGGAGCAATTACACATCGCTTGTGAGTCTTGAGTTTCAAAGTAGCTGTCATGCACTTACATCCTT
It contains:
- the LOC123908294 gene encoding structural maintenance of chromosomes protein 5-like, with the protein product MDPINERKMFQQLVRAASKPNTPQCFLLTPKLLPDLQYSEACSILNVMNGPWIEQPSKIWSTTSDQWSIITGHVEC
- the LOC123908843 gene encoding putative disease resistance RPP13-like protein 1; translation: MAATMIGGAFLSATVHTLVEKLASTEFLDYIKNTKLNVSLLRQLKTTLLTLQAVLDDAEEKQINNPAVKQWLDDLKDAVFDAEDLLNQISYDSLRCKVESTQVGSKTNQVWNFFSSPFKNLYGEINSQMKIMCESLQLFAQHKDILGLQTKSARVSRRTPSSSVVNESVVVGRKDEKETIMNMLLSQRDTTSNNIGVVAILGMGGLGKTTLAQLLYNDKEIQQYFDMKSWVCVSEDFDTVRVTKSLLESVTSRTWECDNLDILRVELKKNSREKRFLFVLDDLWNDNYNDWDELVSPFIDGKPGSRVIVTTRLEKVAEVAHTFPIQKLEPLSNEECWSLLSKHALGNDEFHNSKNTNLEEIGKKIARKCGGLPIAAKTLGGLLRSKVDTNVWTSILNSNVWNLPNNNILPALHLSYQYLPSHLKRCFAYCSIFPKDYPLDRKKLVLLWMAEGFLDYYQGGKAMEELGDDCFVELLSRSLIQQSNDDARGKIFLMHDLVNDLATVVSGKSCCRFECGDIFENVRHISYHQEPYDIFKKFENIYNFKLLRSFLSIINMHPYNHISIKVVDDFLPTLQRLRVLSLSKYINITKLPDTIGNLLQLRYLDLSNTGIKSLPDTTCNLYNLQTLILSSCTDLTDLPVHMGNLINLRHLDITDTNIKELPVEIARLENLQTLTVFVVGEQHVGLSIKELRKLTNLQGKLTIKDLHNVIDPREAEDANLKSKEKIEELELLWGKQSEDSQKVKAVFAMLQPTINLKSLNIGLYGGTSFPSWVGNSSFSNLVSLRINNCEYCMELPPLGQLPSLKDLEIHGMKILEKIGLEFYHVQTGEGSNSTFQPFPSLERIKFDSMPNWKEWIHFEGTNYAFPQLKTIELHNCSELRGQLPGHLSCIEEIVIKDCPRLLETPSTLHWLSSIKKININGLAERTLLSLLESDSPCMIQDVVIEECVTLLYVPKLIMRSTCLQHLKLYRLSSLTAFPSSGLPTSLQSLDIEYCENLSFLPPETWSNYTSLVSLEFQSSCHALTSFPLDGFPALQILDIHYCKSLDSIYILESPSHRPSNLKSLKITCLCSFKVKLKMDTLTALEQLWLRCKGELSFCEGVCLPPNLQDISVNSSQRTTPPVTEWGLQGLAALSALYISNNYDVVNTLLMESLLPISLVSLTISDLGKINAFDVSGLRHLSSLQSLNFEWCEELESLPENCLPSSLKSLKFLGCGRLESLPENFLPSSLKSLIFLGCGKLESLPENCLPSSLESLRIWNCEKLESLPEDNLPDSLERLDINICPLLEERYKRKEHWSKIAHIPVISINNKVTI